A single genomic interval of Zingiber officinale cultivar Zhangliang chromosome 4A, Zo_v1.1, whole genome shotgun sequence harbors:
- the LOC121969645 gene encoding probable polygalacturonase, producing MERSLPRFHASKIPVLIAVVAAAFLGAAECRSRHHHRRGGGGTPAGEVINYAAGGAGGCRAHVASLTDFGGVGDGVTSNTAAFEAAVSGLSQFACEGGAMLVVPAGRWLTGPFNLTSHFTLFLHRDAVILATQEIDEWAIIDPLPSYGRGRDLVGGRYSNLITGYNLTDVVITGDNGTIDGQGQTWWDKFHSKELNFTRGYLIEIMYSNQVLISNITLVDSPSWNLHPVYSSNVIVSAVTILAPVNSPNTDGINPDSCSNVRIEDCYIVSGDDCIAIKSGWDEYGIEFNMPSQHIMIRRLTCISPTSAVIAIGSEMSGGIQDVRAEDITAINSESGVRIKTAIGRGAYVRDIFVRRMSLHTMKWVFWMTGGYGQHPDDGYDPGAVPVVEGISYSDVVAENVTMAAKLEGIPGAPFTGICISNVTAEIIKSKKPIWNCTDVEGVFSDVSPTPCAELQAQTTDEEAPCPFPEDILAVDYVALEQCSYQRINP from the exons ATGGAGCGCTCGCTTCCCAGATTCCAT GCGTCGAAGATTCCAGTCTTGATCGCGGTGGTGGCAGCGGCGTTTTTAGGCGCGGCGGAATGCCGCTCCCGCCATCACCACCGGCGGGGAGGCGGCGGGACGCCGGCGGGGGAGGTGATCAACTACGCGGCGGGAGGGGCGGGGGGTTGCCGTGCGCATGTCGCAAGCCTCACGGACTTCGGCGGGGTCGGGGACGGCGTGACGTCGAACACGGCGGCCTTCGAGGCGGCCGTGTCTGGACTCAGCCAGTTCGCCTGCGAAGGCGGCGCGATGCTGGTGGTGCCAGCGGGGCGGTGGCTCACCGGGCCCTTTAATCTCACCAGCCATTTCACCCTCTTCCTCCACCGCGACGCCGTCATCCTCGCCACTCAG GAAATCGATGAATGGGCGATTATCGATCCCTTGCCGTCCTATGGAAGAGGCAGAGATCTAGTTGGTGGCAGATACAGTAATCTCATCACCGGATATAATTTAACTGACGTCGTAATCACAG GGGACAATGGGACCATCGACGGGCAGGGGCAAACTTGGTGGGATAAGTTCCACAGCAAAGAACTGAATTTCACTCGCGGATACCTCATCGAGATCATGTACTCCAATCAAGTCCTCATTTCCAATATCACattggtcgactctccctcgtggAATCTCCATCCAGTGTATAGCAG TAATGTTATTGTGTCAGCCGTCACAATTCTGGCACCGGTCAACTCGCCAAATACAGATGGAATAAATCCag ATTCCTGTTCTAATGTCCGTATCGAAGACTGTTACATCGTGTCCGGAGACGACTGCATCGCAATCAAGAGCGGCTGGGACGAGTACGGGATCGAATTCAACATGCCGAGCCAGCACATTATGATACGAAGACTGACGTGCATCTCTCCGACCAGCGCCGTCATCGCGATCGGCAGCGAGATGTCCGGCGGCATCCAAGACGTACGGGCCGAGGACATCACCGCCATCAACTCCGAGTCCGGCGTCCGCATCAAGACCGCCATCGGAAGGGGCGCCTACGTGAGGGACATCTTCGTGAGGAGGATGAGCCTGCACACCATGAAGTGGGTCTTCTGGATGACCGGCGGCTACGGGCAGCACCCGGACGACGGGTACGACCCCGGCGCCGTCCCCGTGGTGGAGGGGATCAGCTACAGCGACGTGGTGGCGGAGAACGTGACGATGGCGGCGAAGTTGGAGGGCATTCCGGGCGCGCCCTTCACCGGGATATGCATCTCGAATGTGACGGCGGAGATTATCAAGTCGAAGAAGCCGATATGGAACTGCACCGACGTGGAGGGTGTGTTCAGCGACGTGAGTCCGACGCCGTGCGCTGAGCTTCAGGCACAGACGACAGATGAGGAGGCGCCTTGTCCGTTTCCTGAGGATATTTTAGCTGTGGATTACGTTGCATTGGAGCAGTGTTCGTATCAGAGAATCAATCCGTGA